A window of Roseiflexus castenholzii DSM 13941 genomic DNA:
GGCGTCGCGCGAGATTTATCTCGCATTTATGGAGCGGCGAGCGGCGAGCGGGACCCGACCATGGCGTCGCGCGAGATTTATCTCGCATTTATGGAGCGGCGAGAGAGGCGAGAGGCGAGGGGCGTGAGGTGAGCGGCGTGAGGCGAGCGGCGAGCGGGACCCGACCATGGCGTAGCGCGAGATTTATCTCGCATTTGTGGAGAGGTGAGCGGCGAGGGGCGAGAGGGGAGAGGTGAGGGGCGAGGGGCGAGAGGGGAGAGGGGAGAGGCGTGAGGCAAGAGGCGAGAGGTGAGCGGCGAGGGGTGAGCGGCGAGCAGGACCCGGCAATGGCGTAGCGCGAGATTTATCTCGCATTGGTGGAGCGGCGAGAGAGGCGAGCGGCGAGAGCGGCGAGAGAGGCGAGAGGCAAGAGGCGAGAGGCAAGAGGCAAGCAGCGAGAAGGTCCCGACCATGGCGTCGCGCGCGATGTATCTCGCATTTATGGAGAGGCGAGCGGCAAGCGGCAAGCGGCGAGAAGGTCCCGACCATGGCGTCGCGCGCGATGTATCTCGCATTTATGGAGCGGCGAGCGGCGAGCGGGGTCCGACCATGGCGTCGCGCGCGATGTATCTCGCATTTATGGAGCGGCGAGCGGCGAGCGGGTCCCGACCATGGCGTCGTGCGCGATGTATCTCGCATTTATGGAGCGGCAAGAGGCGAGCGGCGAGCGGCGAGCGGGGTCCGACCATGGCGTCGCGCGCGATGTATCTCGCATTTATGGAGCGGCGAGCGGCGAGCGGCGAGCGGGTCCCGACCATGGCGTCGCGCGCGATGTATCTCGCATTTATGGAGCGGCGAGCGGCGAGCGGCGAGCGGGTCCCGACCATGGCGTCGCGCGCGATGTATCTCGCATTTATGGAGAGGCGAGAGCGGCGAGAGGGTCCCGACCATGGCGTCGCGCGAGATTCATCTCGCATTAACTCCTAACCCCTCATTCCCATCCATCCTGCGGTCCTCTTCGGTAGTATAATGCAGACAGAACCGCGAAGCGCATCAATCGTATGCCAGGGTGAGGTGCGTCTGGTCGCTCCTTGCAGGCATACCTGGAAGGGTTGGCGCCGGTGTTCGATATTCGCCTGATCGACGTTTGGCCCTGGTTGCCGCTGGCGCTGTTCAGCGCATTACTGGCTTTCTGGTACATCCAGGATGTCATCGCCACCCTTCGCGCGCCGCATCTCAACCCGCATCCCGATCTCCCTGACACTGGTCCCCTGGTGACGGTTATCATTCCTGCGCGCAATGAGGCTGCGCGCATCGGCGCCTGTCTTGAAGGTCTGGCGCGGCAGTCGTACCGCTCCTTTGAAGTGATTGTCGTCGATGACGATTCGAGCGATGGCACCGCCGATGTCGTGCGCCGGTTCGCGGCGCGTCTTCCGGCGCTCACGATCCTTTCCTCGAAAGGTTTGCCGCACCATTGGGCGGGCAAGTGCTGGGCATGCTGGCAGGGGGCGAATCGGGCGCGCGGCGACTGGTTCCTCTTCCTCGATGCTGATGTTGCGCCGCAACCAGAATTGCTGGCAGCGCTCGTCGAGCGCGCGACCGCCGGACGCGATATGATCACGCTGGTGCCGCTCATTCACCTGACCTCTTTCGCCGAACGTCTGGTGTTGCCGCCGTTCATCGGGTTGATATCCATGATCTATCCATTCGATCGGGTGAACGATCCATCGTCGCCGCTGGCATTCGCCATTGGTCAGTGCATTATGGTGCGGCGCGATGTCTATGCTGCTGTCGATGGGCATCGCGCGGTGCGCGGGAGCGTGCTGGAGGATATGGACCTGGCGCGGCTGGTAAAGCAGTCGGGCTATGCACTGGATGCCGCCATCGCGCCCGACCTGCTCGATGTGCGCATGTACAATGGCTGGGAAACGCTCACCGAAGGCTTGAAGAAAAATGCCGTCGCCGGGTATCGGAGCGGCGGCGTTCGTTCCGGGTTGATGGGGATGCGCCTGGGGTTGATGGCGATCATGCCATGGAACATGCTGATCGCCGGGCAGGCGCTGCCGCTGATCGGCGGTGATCCTGCGCTGGCGCAGGCGCTGATGCTGGCAGGCGCCGCGCTGCTGATTATCAGCGCCCTCTGCTGGGGAGCGGTTGTTCGTTATCGCTTCCGCATCTCGCCGCTCTGGGGCACTCTCTACGGACCGGGAACGGCGGTTTATTTTGCGCTGGCAGCGCAGGCGCTGTTCCAGATCCGCAGCGGCAAAGGGGTCGAGTGGAAAGGGCGCATGTTCCCACGCTGAGTCCTATGGCGCGCCGGTGAAAGTAAAGTAGATATCAGCCCGCACACCGCTCAGCGTGCCGCGATAGTGATACCCGTACACCCCCGTCGGGTTGCGCGCGCCGAGTTGCACCCCAAGTGCCGGCGACACGCCAATACGCCCGCGATTGTCCGCCTGAACCGGCGTATTGAGCACGTACAGTCCATCGGGCGACGTCACCCAGAACTCCAGCAGTTCGTTTGCGCGGAAGCCGCTCGCCGTCAGGCGAAATGTCGTGCGCTGCCCACCCTCGGCAGGCGTGACCAATGCGTTGCGGCTGGTGGCAGGGCGTGGTGTTCCCAGCGGCGCCACATAGTCGCGCGTTAGTTTGAACGGCGCCGTTACGGCGCGTCCGGTGCTGGCGCCCTGCGCTGTGATCGTCCAGACTCCCTGTTGATCGCGTTCGACCCGGAAGGCGACCCGCACGTTTCCCCCTTCGCGCTGTACCAGGCGCTCGTCGATTGCTTCGACGCCAGCCCCTGCCGGTCGCGTCAACCAGACGCCGACCTTCTCGTTTGGATCGAAGCCGCTGGCATTGAAGACGAACCCCGATCCTGGCGGCGCGGCGAGCGGGGTGATCGAACCGGCGCCACGGACGCGCAGTTCATTGTGGATGAGAATGCCAAGACGCGCCGGATCGCCAGGCGGTTGCAACGGCGGCGGAGTGGCGCCGGCATCCACGCGGAACGTCCCGATTGCCTGACGCCCGCTGCTGCGTCCCTGCGCCGTAATGAACCATGTGCCGGCACGGAAGGTGTTATCAATCGTAATACGGATGTTTGCGCCGCTGATCGACCCGCTGCCATCGGCAGTCGGCGACTCAGGGATGCCGCGCACCGACTGGTCTGGGGCAGTGAGCCACAGGCTGACCTGTTCATTGGGTTGGAAGCCGCTCCCCTGGACGATCACCGCCTGACCAAACGCCGCAGCCTGCGGGGTTGTGCCGACGATGACCCCGCCGGGTTGCCCAACCGGTGGCGCCACACCGACAAAGAACTGTGCAATACCGGCGCGATTGCTCGTTTGCCCCTGCGCCGTCAGGTACCAGCGTCCACGCGCATAATCGCGCGCATTGAAGCGCACCTGCGCATAGGAAATCGAACCGTTGACATCGGCAAGCGGTTGCGCGTCGAGGGTGATCGGACGACACTCGCACTCCGGCGAAGAGAGCAGGAAGCGCACCCGTTCGCCGGGACGGTATCCTTCCCCTTCGATGCGGAAAGTCTGATCGGCCTCGGCAATCACGCGCGCCTGAGCGTACAAACCTGGTCGGAAGGGGGGCGGAAGGGGCGTGCCGTCCTCGTTCAATGGTTGGTCGGGCGCAATATTAGGGGGCCAGGGGGCGCGCAGTTGGGCGGGTGCGAGCGCCTCGCCGAGCAGACCGAACTCGACGCGGCTTGGATAGAGGCGCAATTCAAAGCGATACCGCTCGAAATACTGCACCAGTGTCCATTGACCGTTGATATTTTCGTAGATCTCCTCGCTGATCGGGTAGCCAAAAATGGCGAGACCGCCGCGCCGTTCCCAGGTTTCTTTGAACAGACCGCGCAGTGTATGGTTCGTTTCGGAGAAGTAGCGAACGCGCGCGGCGCCTGGTTGAGGCGGCGCCTGTGGGAAGATGCGATCACCGGTGAACTCACGCCCGAGATGCCCGAGTTGCACCACAGGCGGATTCGCTTGTGCCAGTTCGAAGCGGGCGCGCTGGAACCATTGGACGATCCGCCCATCGGATCGGCGATATTCCTCGGTTATCGGGAAGCCGAAAATCGCCACACCACCATTCCGCTCCCAGTACGCACGAAAGGCGCCGCGCAAGAAATGCCCCGTTTCCGCAAAATAGCGCAGATCACCCTGCGCCGATGCAGGGTGCGGCAGAGCGCCGATCCACAGGGACGCTATGATCAGGAGCGCTGCCAGAAGGCGGAACGCCTGGCGTTTCTTGAGCATCACAAACACGACGCCTCCTTCAGTGCCTCTCCGCATTACTCTGTGCTGTCGTCATTGGGGAGCGCGTCGACACCGCAACAATCTCTCGCCGAGCGAAGAGACCGCTTCGGGTCGCTCGCAAGACTATTCGCGCCTGTTACCCGGCGTGGCTTGATACTATCGTGCAACGTCTGGCGTGTCGCGCCACGGGAACATGCCAGTTGGTTGAGCGCGCCTGCGCAACCTGACATGTATGTTGACAGATCGTGTGCGCTATCTGGCGCTCTACTGCGATCTTATCATACGCTTTCGCATGACGATTGTCAAGCGTACATTTGCACCTCACCCGGCGATGAACTCTTCCGTCAACCGACGCGCCTCATTGTCGGTCATCTGTTGCGGCGGCGTCTTCATAAAATAGGCGCTCGGTCCGACCAGCGCGCCGGCAATGTTGCGGTCGAGCGCCAGTTTGACGCAGCGCACGGCATCGATGACAACACCAGCCGAATTGGGCGAATCCCAGACTTCCAGTTTCAATTCGAGATTGATCGGCACATTCCCGAACGTGGTGCCCTCCATGCGAATGTAACACCATTTGCGATCTTCCAGCCAGGGCACATAATCACTCGGACCAACATGCACCGCGTCGTCGGGCAAATCGTAATCGAGTTGGCTGGTGACGGCGTTGGTTTTGCTGATCTTCTTGCTCTCCAGGCGCTCCCGTTCGAGCATGTTGTAAAAATCGGTATTGCCGCCGAAGTTCAACTGGTAGGTGCGGTCGAGGCGCACGCCGCGATCGCGGAATAGCGCCGTCAACACACGATGCGTGATGGTGGCGCCAACCTGGCTCTTAATGTCATCACCGATGATCGGCAATCCGCGCTCCTCGAAGCGTTTGCGCCAGTACGCCTGGCTGGCGATGAACACCGGCACACAGTTGACGAAGCCG
This region includes:
- a CDS encoding glycosyltransferase family 2 protein: MQAYLEGLAPVFDIRLIDVWPWLPLALFSALLAFWYIQDVIATLRAPHLNPHPDLPDTGPLVTVIIPARNEAARIGACLEGLARQSYRSFEVIVVDDDSSDGTADVVRRFAARLPALTILSSKGLPHHWAGKCWACWQGANRARGDWFLFLDADVAPQPELLAALVERATAGRDMITLVPLIHLTSFAERLVLPPFIGLISMIYPFDRVNDPSSPLAFAIGQCIMVRRDVYAAVDGHRAVRGSVLEDMDLARLVKQSGYALDAAIAPDLLDVRMYNGWETLTEGLKKNAVAGYRSGGVRSGLMGMRLGLMAIMPWNMLIAGQALPLIGGDPALAQALMLAGAALLIISALCWGAVVRYRFRISPLWGTLYGPGTAVYFALAAQALFQIRSGKGVEWKGRMFPR
- a CDS encoding LGFP repeat-containing protein, which translates into the protein MLKKRQAFRLLAALLIIASLWIGALPHPASAQGDLRYFAETGHFLRGAFRAYWERNGGVAIFGFPITEEYRRSDGRIVQWFQRARFELAQANPPVVQLGHLGREFTGDRIFPQAPPQPGAARVRYFSETNHTLRGLFKETWERRGGLAIFGYPISEEIYENINGQWTLVQYFERYRFELRLYPSRVEFGLLGEALAPAQLRAPWPPNIAPDQPLNEDGTPLPPPFRPGLYAQARVIAEADQTFRIEGEGYRPGERVRFLLSSPECECRPITLDAQPLADVNGSISYAQVRFNARDYARGRWYLTAQGQTSNRAGIAQFFVGVAPPVGQPGGVIVGTTPQAAAFGQAVIVQGSGFQPNEQVSLWLTAPDQSVRGIPESPTADGSGSISGANIRITIDNTFRAGTWFITAQGRSSGRQAIGTFRVDAGATPPPLQPPGDPARLGILIHNELRVRGAGSITPLAAPPGSGFVFNASGFDPNEKVGVWLTRPAGAGVEAIDERLVQREGGNVRVAFRVERDQQGVWTITAQGASTGRAVTAPFKLTRDYVAPLGTPRPATSRNALVTPAEGGQRTTFRLTASGFRANELLEFWVTSPDGLYVLNTPVQADNRGRIGVSPALGVQLGARNPTGVYGYHYRGTLSGVRADIYFTFTGAP
- a CDS encoding inositol-3-phosphate synthase, with product MSKKVRVAIIGVGNCASSLVQGVEYYRNARTDEFVPGLMHVNLGGYHIGDIEFSAAFDIADTKVGKDLSEAIFAPPNNTYRFAHVPHLGVPVHRGMTHDGLGKFLSQKVHKAPGATDDIVNILRSTRTDVVVSYLPVGSEMATKWYVEQILDAGCGFVNCVPVFIASQAYWRKRFEERGLPIIGDDIKSQVGATITHRVLTALFRDRGVRLDRTYQLNFGGNTDFYNMLERERLESKKISKTNAVTSQLDYDLPDDAVHVGPSDYVPWLEDRKWCYIRMEGTTFGNVPINLELKLEVWDSPNSAGVVIDAVRCVKLALDRNIAGALVGPSAYFMKTPPQQMTDNEARRLTEEFIAG